Proteins from one Phaenicophaeus curvirostris isolate KB17595 chromosome 18, BPBGC_Pcur_1.0, whole genome shotgun sequence genomic window:
- the R3HDML gene encoding peptidase inhibitor R3HDML — protein sequence MTVLHLHLYLTALSFWMMQQSSSFLLPNATELLSHPGVKATGLLWGAGVPRSRRKRYLSSHDMSMILDYHNQVRAQVSPPAANMEYMVWDERLARAAEAWAARCLWDHGPPQLMKYVGQNLSIHSGRYRSVVDMVKSWHQEKQHYSFPHPHECNPRCPSKCSGSVCSHYTQMVWASSSRLGCALSTCTNVRVWGSTWRHATLLVCNYAIKGNWLGEAPYKVGRPCSACPPVYGGGCSNNMCFTGLKSNQVSWY from the exons ATGACTGTGCTCCACCTGCACCTGTACCTCACTGCCCTGAGCTTCTGGATGATGCAGCAGTCCAGCTCCTTCCTGCTGCCCAACGCCACTGAGCTCCTGTCCCACCCTGGGGTCAAAGCCACGGGCTTGCTGTGGGGCGCGGGGGTCCCTCGGAGCCGTCGGAAGCGATACCTCTCCTCCCACGACATGAGCATGATTTTGGACTATCACAACCAAGTGCGTGCACAGGTGTCTCCCCCCGCCGCCAACATGGAGTATATG GTGTGGGATGAGCGGCTGGCCAGGGCAGCAGAGGCTTGGGCTGCGCGCTGCCTGTGGGACCACGGGCCCCCTCAGCTGATGAAATACGTGGGGCAGAACCTCTCCATCCACTCGGGAAG GTACCGCTCTGTTGTGGACATGGTGAAATCGTGGCACCAGGAGAAGCAGCACTactcttttcctcatccccatgAATGCAACCCCCGCTGCCCCTCCAAATGCAGCGGCTCTGTCTGCAGCCACTACACGCAG ATGGTGTGGGCATCGTCCAGCCGCCTGGGCTGTGCCCTCAGCACCTGCACCAACGTGCGGGTGTGGGGCAGCACGTGGCGACACGCCACCCTTCTCGTCTGCAACTACGCCATCAA AGGCAACTGGCTGGGAGAAGCTCCATACAAAGTGGGGCGGCCGTGCTCAGCCTGCCCCCCAGTCTACGGCGGGGGCTGCTCCAACAACATGTGCTTCACTGGACTCAAATCCAACCAAGTCAGCTGGTACTAG